The Streptomyces phaeolivaceus genome has a window encoding:
- a CDS encoding nSTAND1 domain-containing NTPase: MARPERPLDPESGPVQRLAHGLRELRRAAGSPSYQVMARTAGCSATTLSRAAGGARLPSFDVLRGYVRACGGIEELAEWETRWKEAEAATTTAVPAAAEEATSAPYRGLARFEPADRHLFFGRDRAVGELSGLVRDHRLAVLFGASGSGKSSLLRAGLIPVLQERAGRHNSGGGPPVALRILAPGARPAATHGHLLAPAEGEPESWVVVDQFEEVFTLCQDQAERARFIDLLLAARDPDSRLRVLIAVRADFYPRCLEHRGLADALRGAALALGPMTADELREAVVKPAATAGLLVERELTAHLVDKILDEPGALPMLSHALLETWRRRRSRMLSLAAYEAAGGVRGAIAATAEEVYGGLDPDEQAAARRLLLRMVEPGGEPAGPHGRESGGTTADTRRPLSATELAEWADPEVPGVVERLAGARLLTVDEDGVQLAHEALISCWPRLAGWLAEDRERLRHHRRLAEAARAWLEADRDPGALWRGTRLDLAREEFTHDDTLTAAERGFLTAALEARDAEHRTAVRAARRSRLLLTTLSAVVAVAMAVGLVAVTQARAGERQRTEAAARRASAVADSLRTTEPRTAMGLSAAAWRLAELPESRRALLGALAQPELDTFTAPEPGARSAHYLVDAGRSLLGVEGRNWRTWDVATHRRTASGTLPADAEVFATGPDARTLALTVDDGIRLWDTARDRWVGEPRPRPSGTTYLALGGSGRGYVVGDVRADGADGVDGQVQLRSVADGRLLFATQVPGGAQVVPSPDDRYMAVCPAGKAPRLWDTRDGREISGAWQQADGLCGDGVRLLFGGGARGTAQRFAAVDANGVSVWDTGTRREVATLSDPEVTSAVFSADGAFLATVNGTGITVWRAASPDAPVFHQPLDEQQDYGTLAWDPDHSTLRYLDVDTVHSYDTTTATTAAWREEALADALLAPDGGTVATARLTGGGYRFELRGTAEDTGAGAGDGTRRGSGTQALPAVPLPGPADPERPVVAGETAPLMAFSPDGEMFAYGVSALAQDPAEQRITVWDVARGRVLATLGTAPARQSADSVLSIALGPGGHTLYTARQNAEGGVVNEVWDVTRGRRTGTVAKPAGSLLAVRPDGRLLAGDSRAVRVPSGRPTELGPAPDDGITALAFTADGTRLAAGDRTRRVTLWDGDLGDHADILRDVFPDSPADSPEEIGAVALSPDGRTLAVGGDEGTLQLWDTDARQPLGGPLPTPGEAITSLAFTPDGHTLYASGTHVPVQPYDLDPAHALRRVCARAGDRGLTRTTWRTYLPDATYRKVCDDH, encoded by the coding sequence GTGGCACGTCCCGAGAGACCGCTCGACCCGGAGTCCGGGCCCGTGCAGCGGCTCGCGCACGGCCTCCGTGAACTGCGCCGTGCCGCGGGCAGCCCGTCGTACCAGGTCATGGCCAGGACCGCCGGCTGCTCCGCGACAACGCTGTCCCGGGCCGCGGGTGGCGCGCGGCTGCCGTCGTTCGACGTCCTGCGCGGCTACGTACGGGCCTGCGGCGGCATCGAGGAGCTCGCGGAGTGGGAGACACGCTGGAAGGAGGCCGAGGCGGCCACCACAACCGCGGTACCGGCGGCTGCCGAGGAGGCCACGAGCGCGCCGTACCGGGGGCTCGCCCGCTTCGAACCCGCCGACCGGCATCTGTTCTTCGGGCGCGACCGGGCGGTGGGGGAGTTGAGCGGGCTGGTCCGCGACCACCGGCTGGCGGTGCTGTTCGGGGCGTCGGGGAGCGGGAAGTCGTCGCTGCTGCGGGCCGGGCTGATTCCCGTACTGCAGGAGAGGGCCGGGCGTCACAACAGCGGCGGTGGGCCGCCGGTGGCGCTGCGGATCCTCGCGCCGGGGGCGCGGCCCGCCGCCACCCACGGTCATCTGCTGGCGCCCGCCGAGGGCGAGCCGGAGAGCTGGGTGGTGGTCGACCAGTTCGAAGAGGTGTTCACACTCTGCCAGGACCAGGCCGAACGAGCCCGGTTCATCGACCTGCTGCTGGCGGCGCGGGACCCGGACAGCCGGCTGCGGGTACTGATCGCAGTCCGTGCGGACTTCTACCCCCGCTGCCTGGAACACCGTGGCCTCGCCGACGCGCTGCGCGGCGCCGCGCTCGCCCTCGGCCCGATGACGGCCGACGAACTGCGCGAAGCCGTCGTCAAGCCGGCCGCGACCGCCGGTCTGCTGGTGGAGCGGGAGCTGACCGCTCACCTCGTCGACAAGATCCTCGACGAACCGGGCGCGCTGCCGATGCTCTCCCACGCCCTGCTGGAGACCTGGCGGCGCCGTCGCAGCCGGATGCTGAGTCTGGCCGCGTACGAGGCGGCCGGCGGGGTCCGCGGTGCGATCGCGGCGACAGCCGAGGAGGTCTACGGCGGCCTCGACCCCGACGAGCAGGCCGCCGCGCGTCGGCTGCTGCTGCGGATGGTGGAGCCCGGGGGAGAGCCCGCCGGTCCCCATGGCCGGGAGTCCGGCGGAACCACCGCCGACACCCGGCGCCCGCTGAGCGCCACCGAGCTCGCCGAGTGGGCCGACCCCGAGGTGCCCGGCGTCGTCGAGCGGCTGGCCGGGGCACGGCTGCTCACCGTCGACGAGGACGGCGTCCAGCTCGCCCACGAGGCGCTGATCAGCTGCTGGCCGAGGCTGGCCGGGTGGCTGGCGGAGGACCGGGAGCGACTACGCCATCACCGGCGGCTGGCGGAGGCGGCCCGCGCCTGGCTGGAGGCCGACCGGGACCCCGGCGCCCTCTGGCGCGGCACCCGGCTCGACCTCGCCCGCGAGGAGTTCACGCACGACGACACGCTCACCGCGGCCGAGCGGGGCTTCCTCACCGCCGCCCTGGAGGCCCGCGACGCGGAACACCGTACGGCCGTCCGGGCCGCGCGCCGCTCCCGGCTGCTGCTCACCACGTTGTCCGCCGTTGTCGCGGTGGCCATGGCCGTCGGCCTGGTCGCGGTGACACAGGCCCGCGCGGGCGAGCGGCAGCGCACGGAGGCCGCCGCCCGCCGGGCCTCCGCGGTCGCCGACTCCCTGCGGACGACCGAACCGCGCACCGCGATGGGGCTGAGCGCCGCCGCCTGGCGGCTTGCCGAGCTGCCCGAGTCGCGCCGCGCCCTGCTCGGCGCCCTCGCCCAGCCCGAACTGGACACCTTCACCGCCCCCGAGCCGGGCGCCAGGTCCGCGCACTACCTCGTCGACGCGGGCCGGTCCCTGCTCGGTGTGGAGGGCCGGAACTGGCGCACCTGGGACGTGGCCACGCACCGCCGCACCGCCTCCGGAACCCTGCCGGCCGACGCCGAGGTGTTCGCCACCGGCCCCGACGCCCGCACGCTCGCGCTCACCGTGGACGACGGCATCCGGCTGTGGGACACCGCACGGGACCGCTGGGTGGGCGAGCCCCGGCCGCGGCCGAGCGGCACCACGTATCTCGCCCTCGGCGGCAGCGGACGCGGCTATGTGGTGGGCGACGTCCGGGCCGACGGCGCCGACGGGGTCGACGGGCAGGTGCAGCTGCGTTCCGTCGCCGACGGTCGGCTGCTGTTCGCCACGCAGGTGCCCGGCGGCGCCCAGGTCGTCCCGAGCCCCGACGACCGGTACATGGCCGTCTGCCCCGCCGGGAAGGCGCCACGGCTCTGGGACACCCGGGACGGCCGGGAGATCAGCGGGGCCTGGCAGCAGGCGGACGGACTGTGCGGCGACGGCGTACGGCTGCTGTTCGGCGGCGGGGCCCGCGGTACCGCCCAGCGGTTCGCCGCCGTCGACGCGAACGGTGTGAGCGTCTGGGACACCGGGACCCGGCGCGAGGTCGCCACCCTCTCCGACCCGGAGGTGACCTCCGCCGTGTTCAGCGCGGACGGGGCGTTCCTGGCGACGGTCAACGGCACCGGGATCACGGTCTGGCGGGCGGCGTCCCCCGACGCGCCGGTGTTCCACCAGCCCCTCGACGAACAGCAGGACTACGGCACCCTCGCCTGGGATCCGGACCACAGCACGCTGCGCTACCTGGACGTCGACACCGTCCACTCCTACGACACCACGACCGCCACCACGGCGGCGTGGCGCGAGGAGGCCCTGGCCGACGCGCTGCTCGCCCCTGACGGCGGCACGGTGGCCACCGCACGGCTCACCGGCGGCGGCTACCGCTTCGAGCTGCGGGGGACCGCCGAGGACACCGGTGCCGGTGCCGGGGACGGCACGCGCCGCGGCTCCGGCACCCAGGCCCTGCCCGCCGTGCCGCTGCCCGGCCCGGCCGACCCCGAACGGCCCGTCGTGGCGGGGGAGACGGCGCCGTTGATGGCGTTCAGCCCGGACGGCGAGATGTTCGCGTACGGGGTCTCGGCCCTCGCGCAGGACCCCGCCGAACAGCGGATCACCGTCTGGGACGTGGCCCGCGGCCGGGTCCTGGCCACCCTGGGGACGGCCCCGGCGCGGCAGTCCGCCGACAGCGTGCTCTCGATCGCGCTCGGCCCCGGCGGCCACACCCTGTACACGGCCCGCCAGAACGCCGAGGGCGGTGTGGTGAACGAGGTGTGGGACGTGACCCGGGGCCGCCGGACGGGCACGGTGGCGAAGCCGGCGGGCTCCCTGCTCGCGGTCCGCCCCGACGGCCGGCTGCTCGCCGGCGACAGCCGTGCCGTCCGCGTCCCCTCCGGCCGGCCCACGGAACTGGGCCCGGCCCCGGACGACGGGATCACCGCGCTCGCCTTCACCGCCGACGGCACCCGCCTCGCCGCGGGCGACCGCACCCGCCGCGTCACCCTCTGGGACGGCGACCTCGGCGACCACGCGGACATCCTGCGCGACGTCTTCCCCGACTCCCCGGCCGACAGCCCGGAGGAGATCGGCGCCGTCGCCCTGAGCCCCGACGGCCGCACCCTCGCCGTCGGCGGCGACGAGGGCACGCTGCAACTCTGGGACACGGACGCCCGCCAGCCCCTGGGCGGGCCCCTGCCCACCCCCGGCGAGGCGATCACCTCCCTCGCCTTCACCCCCGACGGCCACACCCTGTACGCGAGCGGCACCCACGTCCCTGTCCAGCCCTACGACCTCGACCCGGCACACGCGCTGCGACGCGTCTGCGCCCGCGCGGGGGACCGGGGCCTGACCCGGACCACCTGGCGGACGTACCTGCCGGACGCCACGTACCGGAAGGTGTGCGACGACCACTAG
- a CDS encoding NAD(P)-binding domain-containing protein — MIQPPTLGIIGCGRAGSALARLAVAADLNVVVSNSRDPGSLAALVAELGAHARAATSCQAARFGDMVALAVPLNAYDRLPAPELRGKTVVDLMNYYPERHGRIAELDSGEEATSSRLVQNHLVDSRVVRVFSDIDFRLLQPDPRRGPADRSTLPIAGDDAEAKAEVTRLLGLLGYHALDVGTFESSRALAALAIATEQARAVTRVMAERLDVIAPGAPGYVNWPAASWSASTRICLAPQEQRIMALAAAGRSVTEMAREMYLSEKTVRNYLSRIYRKLGVRTRTEAVLRWLGRTDSPTAVAPARMCG, encoded by the coding sequence GTGATTCAGCCCCCCACCCTCGGAATCATCGGCTGCGGAAGGGCCGGCAGCGCGCTTGCCCGGCTCGCTGTCGCCGCCGACCTGAACGTCGTGGTCAGTAATTCGCGTGACCCTGGGTCGCTCGCCGCCCTCGTGGCGGAACTTGGCGCACATGCCCGTGCCGCAACGTCGTGCCAGGCCGCCCGTTTCGGCGACATGGTCGCCCTTGCTGTTCCTCTGAACGCCTACGATCGGCTCCCCGCTCCGGAACTGCGGGGAAAAACCGTTGTCGACCTCATGAACTACTACCCGGAGCGACACGGCAGGATCGCCGAACTGGACTCGGGAGAAGAAGCGACGTCCAGTCGTCTCGTCCAGAACCATCTGGTCGACTCCCGCGTGGTGAGAGTGTTCAGCGACATCGACTTCCGTCTCCTGCAGCCCGATCCGAGACGGGGCCCCGCGGACCGGAGCACTCTGCCGATCGCCGGCGATGATGCGGAGGCCAAGGCCGAGGTGACCCGGTTGCTCGGCCTCCTCGGCTACCACGCGTTGGACGTCGGGACCTTTGAGAGCAGCCGAGCCCTCGCAGCCCTGGCGATCGCCACCGAACAGGCCAGGGCTGTGACCCGGGTGATGGCCGAGAGGCTGGATGTCATTGCCCCGGGCGCTCCCGGATACGTGAACTGGCCCGCCGCTTCCTGGTCCGCCTCCACAAGGATCTGCCTGGCACCTCAAGAGCAGCGGATCATGGCGCTGGCGGCCGCAGGCCGGTCGGTGACGGAGATGGCCCGGGAGATGTACCTGTCGGAGAAGACGGTCAGGAACTATCTGAGCCGCATCTACAGAAAGCTTGGGGTGCGAACCCGAACCGAGGCGGTTCTCCGATGGCTTGGGCGCACCGATTCCCCTACGGCCGTCGCACCCGCACGAATGTGTGGGTGA
- a CDS encoding Rossmann-fold NAD(P)-binding domain-containing protein, with translation MVLYRPELAGVPADAARREGVNLLPLGLTVTALVNGPSGVEVTFTDGGEAHYGLVVGADGIRSTVRRHVFGERYQPRYVGGMSLRWMVHGDGLDLQQGFHFGPGGGLVVAHLKNGPTHISSGFTTEPIEYQDRAQGVARLRSIIPTASGTSSAPTAPIWTGSPAP, from the coding sequence ATGGTGCTCTACCGGCCGGAGCTGGCAGGCGTGCCGGCGGATGCCGCGCGCCGCGAGGGTGTCAACCTGCTGCCCCTCGGGCTCACGGTCACCGCGCTGGTCAACGGTCCCTCCGGTGTGGAAGTGACCTTCACCGACGGCGGCGAAGCGCACTACGGCCTGGTCGTCGGCGCCGACGGCATCCGCTCGACCGTCCGTCGGCACGTGTTCGGCGAGCGCTACCAGCCCCGCTACGTGGGCGGGATGAGCCTGCGCTGGATGGTGCACGGCGACGGGCTGGACCTTCAGCAGGGCTTCCACTTCGGCCCTGGCGGGGGGCTCGTCGTCGCGCACCTGAAGAACGGGCCAACCCACATCTCCAGCGGCTTCACCACGGAACCGATCGAGTACCAGGACCGCGCGCAGGGCGTGGCCCGGCTGCGCTCGATCATTCCGACCGCCAGCGGGACATCCTCGGCGCCCACCGCGCCTATCTGGACCGGCTCGCCCGCACCCTGA